Proteins encoded by one window of Microcoleus sp. FACHB-831:
- the sat gene encoding sulfate adenylyltransferase — MTKQADGITPHGGQLINRIDTPAEREEFLAQADHLPRVQLNERSLSDLVMIAIGAFSPLNGFMNQADYEKVVSDMRLANGLPWSIPITLSVTEEVAEPLKEGNWVRLDDSNGRFVGILELTQKYRYNKAHEAINVYRTDDTKHPGVQVVYNQGPINLAGPIWLLQRDPHPQFPTYQIDPLQSRQMFKEKGWKTIVGFQTRNPIHRAHEYIQKCAMETVDGLFLHPLVGATKEDDIAADVRMRCYEIMLNHYYPKDRVILAINPAAMRYAGPREAIFHALIRKNYGCTHFIVGRDHAGVGNYYGTYDAQYIFDEFEPGELGIVPMKFEHAFYCKRTQQMATTKTSPSTPEERIHLSGTKVREMLRRGELPPPEFSRPEVAKELAIAMNVYTFEI; from the coding sequence ATGACTAAGCAAGCAGACGGCATTACTCCTCACGGTGGCCAACTGATCAATAGAATCGATACACCAGCAGAACGAGAGGAATTTCTCGCTCAAGCAGACCATTTGCCGCGAGTGCAACTAAACGAGCGATCGCTCTCCGATTTAGTAATGATTGCCATTGGTGCATTTAGTCCCCTCAATGGCTTTATGAACCAGGCAGACTACGAGAAAGTCGTGTCTGATATGCGCTTGGCTAACGGGCTTCCTTGGTCGATTCCCATCACCCTATCGGTTACAGAGGAAGTAGCTGAACCCCTCAAAGAAGGCAATTGGGTGCGCTTGGATGACTCGAACGGGCGCTTTGTGGGCATTTTGGAGCTGACTCAAAAATATCGCTATAACAAAGCCCACGAGGCAATCAACGTCTACCGCACGGACGATACAAAACACCCAGGGGTGCAGGTTGTCTACAACCAAGGGCCAATAAATCTCGCAGGCCCCATTTGGTTGCTGCAACGCGACCCTCATCCCCAATTTCCTACCTACCAAATCGACCCGCTCCAATCCCGCCAGATGTTTAAGGAAAAGGGTTGGAAAACTATAGTTGGGTTCCAAACACGCAACCCCATCCATAGAGCGCATGAATATATCCAAAAGTGCGCTATGGAAACCGTAGATGGTTTATTCCTGCACCCCCTAGTAGGTGCAACTAAAGAGGATGACATCGCAGCGGATGTGCGAATGCGCTGTTATGAAATTATGCTCAACCACTACTATCCGAAAGATAGAGTGATTTTGGCGATTAACCCAGCGGCGATGCGCTACGCTGGCCCCCGCGAGGCGATTTTCCATGCACTCATCCGCAAAAACTACGGCTGCACCCACTTCATAGTCGGTCGAGATCATGCGGGAGTTGGTAATTACTACGGCACATACGACGCGCAATACATATTTGACGAATTTGAGCCAGGTGAATTAGGCATTGTGCCGATGAAGTTTGAACATGCCTTTTACTGCAAGCGCACCCAGCAGATGGCAACTACTAAGACCAGTCCCAGTACGCCAGAAGAAAGAATTCATCTGTCGGGGACAAAAGTGCGGGAAATGTTGCGTAGGGGTGAATTGCCCCCACCGGAATTTTCACGACCAGAGGTCGCTAAAGAGTTGGCAATAGCGATGAATGTTTATACTTTTGAAATTTAA
- a CDS encoding NAD(P)/FAD-dependent oxidoreductase, translated as MVDTIENQSPHQVVIVGGGFGGLYAAQALGKAPVQVTLIDKRNFHLFQPLLYQVATGTLSPADISSPLRAVVSENKNTTVIMGDVRDIKPEEKKLIMASGEVTYDTLIVATGVSHSYFGNDQWETVAPGLKTIEDALKMRQRIFMAFEAAEKETDAEKRRAWLTFVIVGGGPTGVELAGAIAELAFSTLKRDFRNIDTSEAKVLLLEGMDRVLPPYTPDLSAKAEESLNRLGVTVQTKTMVTNITDNVVTTKQGDKVEQIPARTILWAAGVKASPMGKAIAQSTGAELDRVGRVIVESDLTVPGYPDIFVVGDLASFSHQNGKPLPGVAPVAMQEGQYVANLIEQRLAGYTMPAFSYVDRGSMAVIGRNAAVVDLGFVKFSGLLAWLIWVFIHIYFLIEFDNKLIVMLQWGWNYWTRKRGARLITGDESMGLIGVDSNGEYYSPKNTKSPVEV; from the coding sequence ATGGTAGATACAATCGAAAATCAGTCTCCTCACCAGGTTGTAATTGTCGGTGGCGGCTTTGGCGGACTTTATGCTGCCCAAGCTCTTGGTAAGGCTCCCGTACAAGTGACACTAATCGATAAACGTAACTTTCACTTATTTCAGCCTCTTCTTTACCAAGTAGCAACAGGCACACTCTCTCCCGCCGATATTTCCTCCCCTCTCCGCGCCGTCGTCAGCGAAAATAAGAACACCACAGTGATTATGGGAGATGTGCGGGATATCAAGCCAGAAGAGAAAAAACTTATAATGGCTAGTGGCGAAGTAACTTATGACACCTTAATCGTCGCTACTGGAGTCAGCCATTCCTACTTTGGTAATGACCAATGGGAAACAGTCGCACCCGGGTTGAAAACAATTGAAGATGCGTTGAAAATGCGCCAACGCATTTTTATGGCATTTGAAGCCGCCGAGAAAGAGACTGACGCAGAAAAACGCCGCGCCTGGTTGACATTTGTGATCGTAGGAGGAGGGCCGACAGGGGTAGAATTAGCAGGAGCGATCGCAGAACTTGCCTTCAGCACCCTCAAGCGCGATTTCCGCAACATCGACACCAGCGAAGCCAAAGTATTGTTGCTCGAAGGCATGGATCGAGTTTTACCTCCTTATACTCCAGACTTATCAGCAAAAGCAGAAGAATCGCTTAATCGCCTGGGAGTCACCGTCCAAACAAAGACGATGGTAACGAATATTACCGATAATGTCGTCACCACAAAACAAGGCGATAAAGTCGAACAAATTCCAGCTAGAACAATATTATGGGCAGCGGGCGTTAAAGCTTCGCCAATGGGGAAAGCGATCGCCCAAAGCACTGGTGCTGAATTAGACAGAGTGGGACGAGTAATAGTCGAATCCGATCTGACCGTACCAGGCTACCCCGATATTTTTGTAGTTGGCGACTTAGCCAGTTTTTCTCATCAAAACGGAAAACCCCTCCCCGGTGTAGCACCCGTAGCCATGCAGGAAGGGCAATATGTTGCCAACCTGATCGAACAGCGGCTTGCAGGTTACACCATGCCAGCTTTCAGCTATGTAGACAGAGGAAGCATGGCAGTCATCGGGCGAAATGCTGCGGTAGTAGACTTGGGCTTCGTGAAGTTCTCCGGTTTGCTAGCTTGGCTGATCTGGGTATTTATCCACATCTACTTCTTAATTGAATTTGACAACAAACTGATAGTAATGCTCCAGTGGGGCTGGAACTATTGGACTCGCAAACGCGGTGCTAGGTTAATTACTGGTGACGAATCAATGGGCTTAATTGGAGTTGACTCCAATGGTGAATATTACTCACCAAAGAATACTAAATCGCCTGTTGAGGTGTAA
- a CDS encoding SPOR domain-containing protein, whose amino-acid sequence MSNTTAASLMMLLLGVCSVMAFQPHADAKPALRPRIFRDLPPASPSDVPPVTEGEQFPQPSPGDLDDSRELDFQAPNRPNTYRSNSRRFRVDIKGDSPLLLAQVKKLEPEAFVRSREGVIQAGSYSDRYYAEQRIRELATLGIIAEITASSDANFYSDIPQTPQVTTREAQNTDIPQLYSEPPRIYSDNPTVQTDNPRLYSDSRRLVSPRNYFVVVPASRGDLADMAAEVIRTGVNRDAVQTREGPRGSHVAVGPFEARREAERWSSYLRSRGIDARVYYGR is encoded by the coding sequence ATGTCTAACACAACAGCAGCGTCATTGATGATGTTGTTGCTGGGTGTATGTTCGGTTATGGCTTTTCAACCTCACGCAGACGCTAAACCCGCATTGCGTCCGAGAATTTTTCGCGACTTACCTCCAGCATCGCCGTCAGATGTGCCGCCAGTAACAGAAGGCGAACAATTTCCCCAACCCTCACCCGGCGATCTTGACGATAGTCGGGAGTTGGATTTTCAAGCACCCAACCGACCAAATACATACCGCAGCAATTCCAGGCGCTTCCGAGTGGATATTAAAGGGGATAGTCCTTTGTTGTTAGCGCAAGTAAAGAAATTAGAACCAGAAGCCTTTGTGCGATCGCGCGAGGGTGTCATCCAAGCTGGGTCATATAGCGATCGCTATTATGCCGAACAGCGCATCCGCGAACTGGCAACGCTAGGCATTATCGCGGAAATAACTGCATCCTCTGATGCCAATTTCTACAGCGATATACCTCAGACGCCCCAAGTAACCACCCGTGAAGCCCAAAATACCGATATTCCACAACTGTACAGCGAGCCTCCCAGAATCTACAGCGATAATCCAACAGTACAAACCGATAATCCCAGACTGTACAGCGATTCTCGAAGACTGGTAAGCCCCAGGAACTATTTTGTTGTGGTTCCGGCGAGTCGAGGTGACTTAGCTGACATGGCAGCCGAAGTGATTCGCACGGGGGTTAACCGCGATGCAGTGCAAACAAGAGAAGGGCCGCGAGGTTCCCACGTCGCTGTTGGCCCCTTTGAGGCGCGGCGAGAAGCAGAACGTTGGAGTAGTTATCTGCGATCGCGTGGAATTGATGCGCGGGTCTATTACGGGCGTTAA
- a CDS encoding NAD(P)H-hydrate dehydratase — protein sequence MQDRRSRIEQVVVTTQQMRQIEGRIFAAGMPVAALMEKVAGLIAKRINQLLSAPLKKGGFNLPLGTENWGGSLRIGILVGPGHNGGDALVVARELHFQGYKVVIYSPFSRLKELTQQHAQYAKSLGIPFSEEISLLQDCDLIIDGLFGFGLEIAIADPIASAINQINSLSKPIISIDLPSGLHTDTGEVLGTAIRATHTLCLGLWKLGLLQDQALDYVGKAELIDFDIPLADIEAVLGNPPPIQRITKTSAFAHLPLPRPPVTHKYKQGHLLLICGSRRYAGGALLTGLGARASGVGMLSIAVPEYLKLILAAQLPEALIIGCPETESGAIADIPTEIELSKYSAIACGPGITIDAKPIVEKVLESDRPLVLDADALNILANFYRHFLQRGNRHANTVLTPHAGEFKRLFPDLTDPTKDRVDAVREASQLSGAIVLLKGARTVISNPSGSVSIIPESTPALARGGSGDVLTGLMGGLLAQASSLQLPVERMVSTAAWWHAQAGILAAQERTELGVDAFTLTQYLMQAVQDF from the coding sequence ATGCAAGATAGGCGATCGCGCATTGAACAAGTTGTTGTTACGACGCAGCAGATGCGCCAAATCGAAGGGCGCATCTTTGCTGCGGGGATGCCCGTTGCGGCTTTGATGGAAAAGGTGGCTGGTTTAATTGCCAAGCGGATTAATCAACTCCTTTCAGCACCACTTAAAAAGGGGGGCTTTAATTTGCCGCTTGGTACGGAGAATTGGGGCGGATCTTTGCGTATCGGCATTTTAGTTGGGCCAGGTCACAATGGCGGCGATGCTTTGGTTGTTGCCCGCGAATTGCATTTCCAGGGTTATAAAGTTGTTATCTATAGTCCCTTTTCTAGACTCAAGGAACTAACACAGCAACACGCGCAATATGCTAAAAGTTTGGGCATTCCGTTTTCCGAGGAAATTTCGCTCCTGCAAGATTGCGATTTAATAATTGATGGTTTATTTGGATTTGGGCTAGAAATAGCGATCGCCGATCCTATTGCCTCTGCTATTAACCAAATTAATAGCTTGTCTAAACCCATTATTAGTATCGATTTGCCTTCAGGATTGCATACCGATACTGGTGAAGTATTGGGGACTGCAATTCGCGCTACTCATACTCTTTGCTTAGGCTTGTGGAAACTGGGATTGTTGCAAGACCAAGCATTAGATTATGTCGGCAAAGCTGAACTAATTGATTTTGATATTCCCCTTGCGGATATCGAGGCGGTATTGGGGAACCCGCCACCAATTCAGCGCATAACAAAAACATCTGCTTTTGCTCATTTGCCTTTACCTCGCCCACCAGTAACGCATAAATACAAGCAAGGCCATTTGCTACTAATTTGCGGATCTCGTCGCTATGCTGGGGGAGCGCTTTTAACTGGATTGGGAGCAAGAGCAAGTGGTGTGGGGATGCTCTCGATTGCCGTACCAGAATATCTTAAACTTATCCTTGCGGCGCAATTACCGGAAGCATTAATAATAGGTTGTCCAGAAACAGAAAGCGGCGCGATCGCCGATATACCAACAGAAATTGAACTTAGCAAATATAGCGCGATCGCTTGTGGCCCTGGTATAACAATAGATGCTAAACCAATAGTTGAAAAAGTTTTAGAGAGCGATCGCCCTCTAGTATTAGACGCCGACGCCTTAAATATCCTCGCCAATTTTTACCGCCACTTTTTGCAACGAGGGAATCGACACGCTAATACTGTACTTACTCCCCACGCTGGTGAGTTTAAGCGTTTATTCCCCGACTTAACCGATCCAACAAAAGACAGGGTGGATGCAGTTCGAGAAGCATCTCAATTAAGTGGTGCGATTGTGTTGTTAAAAGGAGCCAGGACAGTAATTTCTAACCCTTCGGGTTCAGTATCGATAATTCCAGAAAGCACGCCAGCTTTAGCACGTGGCGGTAGTGGGGATGTACTAACTGGACTTATGGGAGGATTGCTAGCGCAAGCTTCTTCACTGCAACTGCCCGTAGAAAGAATGGTTTCAACTGCTGCTTGGTGGCACGCTCAAGCTGGTATTTTAGCAGCGCAAGAGAGGACAGAATTGGGAGTTGATGCTTTTACTTTGACACAGTATTTAATGCAGGCAGTGCAAGATTTTTGA
- a CDS encoding BamA/TamA family outer membrane protein: MRVQIVVTLIVASLANCQPSVAKLADDVDVESTPIEVVTPPTSQVTQTLAQTANELQFQGNAKYSDYLKPLTNEQTNEPIVQTFEAAPRIVKDVQIRFVNDKGKTVDDKDRPIRGRTQKNFIIGELGLKSGDVFREELLEEDLRRLRRLEPFDKVNVSLEENADGVNIIYDIKERRYPSLTFGAGNSGDVGLYGSVGYRDANIGGVNDRVSGEIQVSGKDVQFNSQYTSPYRRGEPNRLGYSIRAFRDRDFSRTFTDEVKLPNGDSMREGRFGGGVAALRSFNDLDASLGLNYTRISIRDRDFNVSPVDRLGNPLSVSKTGIDDLVTLSFAVSRDRRDRRDTPTAGSILTLSTEQSIPIGLGNILSNRLRANYIQYVPVRWIGRGESKYHPEMFAFNLQAGTTFGEFPPAEAFNLGGLNSVRGYGSGKVASGRSYTLASLEYRFPIIRTVGGVLFADFGSDLGTNSTVLGEPAVRRGKPGSGFGYGVGLRVRSPIGLIRGDLAISNQGEIRFELTTGQRF; this comes from the coding sequence ATGCGCGTTCAAATAGTTGTAACTTTGATTGTGGCGTCGCTGGCAAATTGCCAACCCAGTGTCGCTAAACTGGCAGATGATGTTGATGTGGAATCGACACCTATTGAGGTAGTTACGCCACCGACATCGCAGGTGACACAAACATTAGCCCAAACAGCAAATGAATTGCAGTTTCAAGGAAATGCAAAATACAGTGATTATTTAAAGCCGCTGACAAATGAGCAAACCAACGAACCAATAGTCCAAACTTTTGAAGCGGCACCTCGAATTGTAAAAGATGTGCAGATCCGTTTTGTCAATGACAAAGGTAAAACAGTCGATGACAAAGATCGGCCTATTCGAGGACGCACGCAGAAAAATTTTATTATTGGCGAACTAGGGCTAAAGTCGGGTGATGTTTTCCGCGAGGAGTTGCTAGAGGAAGACTTGCGGCGATTGCGGCGATTGGAGCCATTTGATAAAGTCAATGTTTCTCTGGAGGAAAATGCTGATGGCGTTAACATTATTTATGACATCAAAGAGCGCCGCTACCCATCTCTAACCTTTGGTGCGGGTAATAGTGGGGACGTTGGACTTTACGGTAGCGTGGGATATCGAGACGCTAATATAGGCGGCGTTAACGATCGCGTAAGTGGAGAAATCCAGGTTAGCGGTAAGGATGTCCAGTTTAATAGTCAGTACACCAGCCCTTACCGTCGCGGAGAACCAAACCGCTTGGGTTACAGTATCAGGGCTTTTCGCGATCGCGATTTTTCCCGGACGTTCACCGATGAAGTTAAGCTACCTAATGGCGACAGCATGCGCGAGGGGCGCTTTGGCGGTGGCGTAGCAGCTTTGCGTTCTTTTAATGACTTGGATGCTTCCCTCGGTTTAAACTACACCCGAATTAGCATTCGCGATCGCGATTTTAACGTTTCACCAGTCGATAGATTGGGAAATCCCCTATCTGTCAGCAAAACTGGTATTGATGACTTAGTTACGCTGTCTTTTGCTGTCTCTAGAGATCGGCGCGATCGCCGCGATACTCCAACTGCGGGATCTATCCTCACCCTTAGCACTGAACAGTCGATTCCTATTGGCTTGGGAAATATTTTGAGCAACCGACTGCGGGCGAACTACATTCAATATGTACCCGTGCGCTGGATAGGTAGAGGCGAATCAAAATACCATCCAGAAATGTTTGCTTTCAATTTGCAAGCAGGTACAACATTTGGCGAATTTCCACCAGCTGAAGCGTTTAATTTGGGCGGCTTGAATTCTGTGCGCGGCTACGGATCTGGTAAAGTCGCTAGCGGTCGCAGTTATACTTTGGCTTCTTTGGAATATCGTTTCCCCATTATTAGAACAGTCGGAGGCGTTCTGTTTGCTGACTTTGGCTCAGACTTGGGGACTAATAGCACGGTGCTTGGGGAACCTGCTGTGCGACGCGGGAAACCTGGTAGCGGTTTTGGCTACGGGGTGGGATTGCGGGTTAGGTCGCCGATTGGACTAATTCGGGGTGACTTGGCAATTAGTAACCAAGGAGAAATCAGATTTGAGCTTACAACTGGTCAACGGTTTTGA
- a CDS encoding class I SAM-dependent methyltransferase, which yields MSENQWDATLYQSNHAFVWQYGEGLIDFLSPKKGERILDLGCGTGQLTQKIADAGAEVIGIDSAKAMIEQAQKNYPNLQFAVADAKTFQFEQPFDAVFSNAVLHWIKEAEQVVKCVYQSLLPGGRFVAEFGGKGNVRAIVDALNSAIEAIGFVPQQEMNPWYFPSIGEYASLLEKQGFSVAYATLFDRLTTLEGESEGMKNWIKMFGNSFLSDIPSAQQVDVFREVEHQLQPKLYRDGRWFADYKRIRVIAMKE from the coding sequence ATGTCAGAGAATCAATGGGATGCTACTTTGTATCAAAGTAACCATGCTTTTGTTTGGCAGTATGGGGAGGGATTGATTGATTTTTTATCCCCTAAGAAAGGAGAACGCATCCTCGATTTGGGTTGCGGAACTGGACAACTCACTCAGAAAATCGCCGACGCTGGTGCTGAAGTAATTGGCATCGATAGTGCAAAGGCGATGATCGAGCAGGCACAAAAAAATTATCCCAATTTACAATTTGCTGTTGCTGATGCAAAAACTTTTCAATTTGAACAGCCCTTCGATGCAGTATTCTCTAATGCGGTACTTCATTGGATAAAAGAGGCTGAACAAGTTGTTAAATGCGTTTATCAATCTCTTTTACCTGGGGGTCGGTTTGTAGCTGAATTTGGGGGTAAGGGGAATGTTCGCGCAATTGTTGATGCACTGAATAGTGCTATTGAGGCGATTGGCTTTGTTCCGCAACAAGAGATGAACCCTTGGTATTTCCCCAGTATCGGTGAATATGCCAGCCTTCTGGAAAAACAAGGTTTCTCTGTGGCTTATGCAACTCTATTTGATCGGTTAACAACTTTAGAAGGAGAATCAGAGGGAATGAAAAACTGGATAAAAATGTTTGGCAATAGCTTTTTATCAGATATCCCATCTGCTCAACAAGTTGATGTTTTTCGAGAAGTTGAGCATCAGTTACAGCCAAAGTTATATAGAGATGGAAGGTGGTTTGCCGATTATAAAAGAATTAGAGTTATTGCCATGAAAGAATAG
- the msrA gene encoding peptide-methionine (S)-S-oxide reductase MsrA: protein MMIFGFGKKLSLPAPQDALPGRAEAMPVPANHYVNNNPLKPPYPEGMEIAMFGMGCFWGAERKFWLLDGVFSTSVGYAAGFTPNPTYQEVCSGRTGHNEVVRVVFDPKKIAYEALLKAFWESHDPTQGMRQGNDAGTQYRSGIYVYSESQKALAEASRDAYQQALKAAGYGTITTEIIDAPEYYYAEGYHQQYLAKNPGGYCGLGGTKVCLPENQTLSR, encoded by the coding sequence ATAATGATATTTGGATTTGGCAAAAAGTTAAGCCTTCCCGCCCCTCAAGACGCCCTACCGGGACGCGCAGAGGCCATGCCAGTACCCGCTAATCACTATGTCAACAACAATCCCCTCAAGCCCCCCTATCCAGAAGGGATGGAAATTGCCATGTTTGGTATGGGGTGTTTTTGGGGAGCAGAACGCAAATTCTGGCTGCTAGACGGAGTTTTCTCTACCTCAGTTGGCTATGCAGCCGGATTCACGCCAAACCCCACCTATCAAGAGGTGTGTTCTGGCAGAACTGGTCATAATGAAGTGGTTCGCGTTGTCTTTGACCCCAAAAAGATCGCTTACGAAGCACTGCTAAAAGCCTTTTGGGAAAGTCACGATCCTACGCAAGGTATGCGCCAAGGTAATGATGCTGGCACGCAATACCGTTCTGGAATTTACGTGTACTCTGAGAGCCAAAAAGCACTAGCTGAAGCATCGCGCGACGCTTATCAGCAAGCGCTGAAGGCAGCAGGCTATGGGACAATTACAACGGAAATCATCGACGCTCCAGAGTACTACTACGCCGAAGGCTACCATCAGCAGTACCTAGCCAAAAACCCTGGCGGTTATTGTGGTTTAGGGGGTACAAAAGTGTGTTTACCTGAGAATCAAACGCTGTCGCGCTAG
- the mnmA gene encoding tRNA 2-thiouridine(34) synthase MnmA, which translates to MSVVENFSAMNKVVVGLSGGVDSSVAAATLHHQGYEVVGLTLWLMKGKGQCCSEGMVDAASICEQLGIPHHIVDSREVFQANIVDYLVSGYEAGITPLPCSQCNKAVKFGPMLHYARTELGIDKIATGHYARISYNPDNGRYQLRRAVDLSKDQSYFLYDLAQEMLAGSMFPLGEMLKTETRRVATEFNLKTADKPESMDLCLVEHHGSMQTFLDGYISQKAGDIVDKSGKVLGKHTGVHHYTIGQRKGLGIAAPEPLYVIGLDAVMNRVIVGDRSSANHPECTVARVNWVSIPQPTAPIRAEAQIRYRSPAVPVTVVPVEGDRIKLVFDEPQFSITPGQAAVLYDGDIVLGGGIIERQQ; encoded by the coding sequence ATTTCAGTAGTTGAAAATTTTTCTGCCATGAACAAAGTCGTCGTCGGCCTCTCCGGTGGGGTTGATAGTTCAGTCGCCGCCGCCACCCTCCACCATCAAGGATATGAAGTTGTTGGTCTTACCCTTTGGCTAATGAAGGGTAAAGGCCAATGCTGTTCTGAGGGTATGGTCGATGCGGCTTCTATTTGCGAACAGCTAGGCATTCCCCATCACATTGTCGATAGTCGGGAAGTTTTCCAGGCTAATATTGTCGATTACCTGGTTTCTGGTTACGAAGCGGGAATTACTCCGTTACCTTGTTCTCAGTGCAACAAGGCGGTGAAGTTTGGCCCAATGCTGCACTATGCTCGTACAGAGTTAGGAATTGACAAAATTGCCACTGGTCATTATGCCCGGATTAGTTATAACCCGGATAACGGACGCTATCAATTGCGTCGCGCTGTGGATTTATCTAAGGATCAGTCTTACTTTTTGTATGATTTAGCGCAGGAAATGCTTGCTGGTTCGATGTTTCCATTAGGAGAAATGTTGAAAACAGAAACCCGGCGCGTTGCGACTGAATTTAACCTAAAAACTGCCGATAAGCCAGAAAGCATGGATTTGTGCTTGGTCGAACATCACGGGTCGATGCAAACTTTTCTGGATGGATATATTTCGCAGAAAGCTGGCGATATTGTCGATAAGTCGGGTAAAGTGTTGGGCAAGCACACTGGCGTTCATCATTACACTATCGGACAGCGCAAGGGGTTGGGAATTGCCGCACCGGAACCGCTTTATGTGATTGGATTGGATGCGGTAATGAATCGGGTGATAGTAGGCGATCGCTCTAGTGCGAATCATCCAGAATGTACCGTAGCCCGGGTAAACTGGGTTTCGATACCACAACCAACAGCACCAATTCGCGCCGAAGCCCAAATTCGCTATCGTTCGCCAGCCGTACCAGTTACCGTAGTTCCCGTAGAAGGCGATCGCATAAAGCTTGTTTTTGATGAACCGCAGTTTAGCATTACCCCAGGACAAGCAGCAGTGTTATACGACGGGGATATAGTGTTAGGCGGTGGAATCATCGAACGGCAACAGTAA